The genomic stretch GACGACGACGACGACAATGGCTCGTCGTCCTTCGCATCCTGCGGCACGCACTTCGGCGCCAAGTGGAAAGTCTCCGTTCAGGCGAACGTGAAGGGCGTCGGCGGCGACGACAAGAAGACGGCGGTCGTGCGCGAAGACGGCGTGAACGGCTACCTGCCGGACGTCGATCTCTCGCACCAGGCAATCACGGTCGTCAGCGCGAATCAGTCGAACGGAGTACCGGCCGGCTCGCCCGTGCAGTTCACGGTGAACGTCCCAAACGAGGCACCGACGACGCCCACGGGCCCGGGGGTCTTCCCGGTGCAGACGGCGTGCGTCGTCACGGTCGACGGCAACATTCAGCTTGCTGTCCCGAACGTGGTGATCCTAGGGCATCCGACGAATCCCTTCGCGTTTTCGTACGTCACGGGTCCGCTGCTCAGCATTCCGGCGAACGGCCACCTTCCCTGCACGTTCAACCTCACGCTTCCCGCCGGCCCGCATACGATCGTCGTGACTGCGGCGCCCGTCATTCCCGGCGATTTCGATTACAGCAACAACAGCACGCAAACCTTCACGTTCACCGCGTCGAACCAGCCGACCGACATCGCCGTGGGAGGCGTGCAGGTCGACTACCTCGACGGTGCGGGTCCGGGCAATCTGGCGAACAAGCCAATCACGGCCGGCCAGACGGTGCAGCTCGATCAGCTGATCACGCTCGTGAGCGGCGCGGCACCGGGCGGCACTATCTCGTGCTCCGCGACCATCACGGATCCGAACGGCGTTGCGACGACGTTGACGGGCAGCACGCCCGGATCGGCAACCGCGTGTAAGTTGACGAATTATCGTTTTGCCATCGCCGGCGACTACACGTATACGGCCACGATCTCGACGACCCCGGCCGATGCGAACGCGGCGAACAACACGACCGCCGCGATCACCATTCATGCGTCGGCGCCCACCACGGCGATCAGCGCGGTGGTGCAGAACATCTCGCTCGTCACGCCGACGCAGAACATCGTACTGCCGGCCAACCCGGATACGGTCGTGCACGCGGGCCAGCTCGTCACGTACTCGGCCGATGTCAGCTCGTCTCTCGTCGGCTTGTCGACGAGCGCGGTCACTTGTCACGCCTTCATCGACGGTGGCGACTCGACAGCCAAGGTCCAGTGGATCGCGCAAACGATCACCGCAACGACCGGCGCGACGATTCAGCCATGCAGCTTCAAGGCGGCAATCGCCGAGTCCAACACGTCGGCCGCCGGCGCGACGCACACCGTCGGCGTGCAGGTGACGACGGCCACGGGCTTGCTGAACCTGTCGCCGCCGGCGCCGGGACAAGGCACGCCGTTTTACACGGTGAACGTGCATGTCGCGACGCGCCTCGACATCAGCGCCGGCGCATTCACGATCGTCGGCAAGACGCGGTTGCTCACCGACACCACGATCAAGCAGGGTGCGACGGCGACGTTCCAAACGACCGTGACGGGACCGGCGAACACGCAGGTGAGCTGTGGCACGCTCGTCACTGCGCCGAGCGTGAACGATCCGACGGTGATCGGCAATTTGACGCCCACGACGCTCACGACCACGAACGTGACGCTCACGAACGGAAGCGGCGTCTGTCAGTATTCGGTCATTGCGCCGTCGAACCTTGGTCTCGCGTCGATTCCGCTTCAGGCCAGCATCGCGGCCGTGAACACCACGGCTCTGGATCCGACGCCGGCCAATAACATCGCGGCGGGCACACTGACCATCAGCAGCAACGGCCAGTTCACGTCCCTGCCGAATCCGTCGGCGGACGCGATCGACATCGAGCAGTCGTGGGTCAACGGACCGACGATCCCGGACACGCAAATCGGCACGCTCTCGACGCAGCAGTTCTCGGTGAAGCACCTCGCGCTGATCGTCATTCCGACGCAGAACATTCTCGGCACGTTCAGTTTGTCGGGTACGGTCACGAGCGACACCGCTTCGGCGACGCCGGTCAACTTTGGCACCGGCACGGTGAGCGGCACACTGCAAGCCGCCGTTTCGCGCGGAGAAAACTGTCAGTCGGTGAACATCGTGAACGGGCCGCTCAACCCGCCGAACGAGCCGCTGAATACGAGCGGCACGAACGCCCTGGGCTTCTCTGCGTCGGTGTGCGCGGTGGACAACGGGAACGGCTTCCAGACGATCACCGTCGACTATGCCCAGGCGCTGACGGGACCGATCGCCGGGTCGGCCAATCCGCTGCTGTTCAAGAACAACGTGCGCATGCGCATCGTGCTGGGCTTCACGCTCACGGGCTCGACTCACGCCGATCAGGTGAGCGCGACTGTCCCGGTGACGGTCACGAGCTTCCTCGGCGGTCCGTGCACGTCGGCGACGGGCGATGAAAGCGATCCGCGGACATGCGGCACGGCGTTCACCCTCGGAAACGTCACAACGCCATAACCCAGATGATGGTACGAAACGCGCTGGCTCTCTGGATCGTCGATCTCGGAGCCAGCGCGTGCTATTTTCGGCGCCGTATGGGAGCCTAATGGCGTCGGTATGCGAATGAAGCCAAGTCGAAGACGATCGGGATTCACTCTCGTCGAGATCGCCGTAGCCGCGGTGATTCTCGCGCTCCTGGCTGCCGTCACCACGCCGTATTTGATCGGGTTCATCGACAAGCAGCGCGCGCAAACGACGGCGGACAAGCTTGCGGCGCTTGCCACGGGCATCGCGGCGTTCAACTCCGCTGTCCACGCGACGGCGACGTTGACGACCACGACGATGTATCCCGGCCGCCTGTCGGAGCTGACCAACGTCATCGTCACGAACACGACCGCGTCACACACGAGCTGCGGCACCGCGACCGCGACACTCTCGACATTTACGACGACGGCCGTCACGAGCTGGAACACGAGCGCCCCGTTCGTCACGTTCATGATCACGACGAATGGCGTCGAGACCCCCATGGGCATCATCATGGATTCCATCGTGCGAACGAGCATCACGAATCCGCCGACGCCCACGACGCTGCAGCTCAAGATCATCGGCGCCGACTCCACGGATGCGCCGCTGCTCGACCGAATCGTCGATGGCGGCGACGGCGCCTCCGCGGGTGTGGTGCAGTGGGTCGCGAACGCCAACCCCGCGCTCGTCGATATCAAGTATTTCATTCCGGCAGGTGGCAAATGCTGACGCGCGCACATCGCCGCGGCGGCTTTACGCTCGCCGAAGTGCTGGTCTCCTTCGCGTTGATCGCGGTGCTCGCGGCCGTCATCGTTCCAACGATTCGCGGCCGTTTGCAGGGTGGATACGAGGATGCACTCGTGCAGGAAATCGACAATCTGTCGAGCGCGGTGATCGCCTACCGGCAGGACGTCGGACACTATCCGCCGAACTTCGACTATCTCACGGCGCTGCCGGCGACGCCGAAGGACAAATGCGGCGTCACACTCAGCGCGACCGCGCAGGCGAACTGGCGCGGCCCGTACGTCACGCGCGCCATTCTTCCGTTCGGCGTGTTTCTGGTGGCGCAGAAAGACAGCGTCGTCGACACGCTGTACACCGCGACGTCGCCCACTGGCCTCATCATCCGAATCAAGGGTCCGGATACGCTCACGGCGCACAACATCGACGTTGTCTTCGACGGTGTGAACAACAAAGGCACCGGTTCGCTCCAGTGGACTCCCGGAACGAACGACGTCGTGATGGACTACATCATTCCCACGAAGAGCGGGGCGTGCTGACGTCTCTCGCGCTCAGCGCGAGCGAGCGCGGGGCGCGGGCTGATCGAGCGTGACGTTCGAGATGGCGACGCTGCTTCCAGTCGCCCGTCCGCCCATCCACCATTGTGCGACAGTCTCTTCGCCCGTCGAGCCCAGGAAGCTGAGGCTCGACTTCCAGCGCTGGGTGCCGTCGATCGCGAACACCACCGAGCGATCTGCGCCGACGCTGACGTCGATCGTATGACGATCGCCCGCGCCCGTTGCCGCGGCAGGTTCGGAGAAGTTTTCAGGTCCGACGCTGTAGGTGAGGTTGCCGGAGGCGCCATCCCACGCGACAGTCACGAGCGGCGTGAATTGCGGCGCACGTCGGTCGATCGAGCCTTCGGCGGCTGCCGCGACGAAGCCGAGCATCAACGTCGTCGCTGACGGCCGGCCGGTGAACGGAGCTGTCACTCGCACGCTCGCGTGCAACCCTGGACGAAGGGCCATTGCGGACCGCAGCAACAATCCGCTGTCCCATTCAAGGTCGCCGTTCGGGAAAACCGCGGGCGCACCGTCGCTCGTACGTCCGGTGCGCGGCAACGGAACTCCGAGCGGCAACCAGCTCGAATCGATTCGCGCGAAGCTGTCGTTGAAATGCAACGCCTGATTTGAACTGACCAAGAGCGTCAGCGTATCAGCGCGCCATCCGGGAATCGACGCGATCACGCGGGCGCTACCGGTACCGCGCGCGACCACGGATATCATACTTGCGGAGTCCGCGGCATTCGACTGCAATTGTGTTGCCTCGCGGCCTTGTACCGACCACTGCACAGGGACATCGCGCAGCGGACTGTTCGCCGGAGTGAGCGCGATGAATCCGAGGCGCGCCGTGTCGCCGACGGCGATCGATCTCGGCCCGACGATTCTGAGTCGATCGATGAACTGCGGCCGCCCGCCTGACCACGACGCAATCGAGAACTGCCGGCCCGCGGGAGTCAGCCGCTTCGGTGTTCCGCCGAGCGACGGACGCGCATAGACGGCGCGATCGCCGTCGCGGACCGCTTCGAATGCGATCGAGCGCCCGTCCGGTGAAAAGACGGCGTGCGATTCGCCGGAACGATCCGAGATCGGCCACAGACGCTTGTTGTCGAAGTCATACACGTACAATCGCGAGCCACCGCCATCTCGCTGGCTCGTGAATGCCAGCAGCGAGCCGTCAGGCGACCACGCCAGCTCGTAATCGTCAGCGGAATTCGACGACACGTTGAGAACGTCGCTGCCGTCGGCGCGCGAGACGAAGACGTCGCGCTGTCGTTGCGACCCGACGCGCGCCACCCACGCCACGCGATCGCCCGTGGGCGACCACGCTGCCTCGGCAACCGCTCGGCTCGATGAGGTGTCGATTGGAACGGCGAGCGCGGGCGCACCAATGGTGACGCGCCAAAGATCCGTGTCGAGGCTGCCATCGACGAGAAGACGCGATCTCGAGACGAGCAACGATCGGCTGTCGGGAGACCACGCCAAACCAATGTTGTCGCCGGGTGTCGTGGATACGAGCGACGTGTCGCGTCGATCCACTCCGACGACGAGCAGCTGTTCGCCTTCGGGCGTCACGCGTTGCAAGGCGACGCGTTGACGATCTGGTGAAACGAGTCCGCCAGTCCATGGCGACGCGAGCGAATCCAGCCACGCCGGCGCGAACAATCCAGCGGCGGCGGCGATCGGCGTCCCCGTCGATCGCTCGCGTCGAGGATTGCGAATCAGCTCCAGCGCGGCGCGGCCCCGCGCATCGCGCTCGGTCAGTACGAGCGTGTCGGAAACATTTCGCGTGGAGGCGCGCGCGAGAACGATAGGGCGCGCGTAATATCCGGCGAGGGCGATCGCCAACGATGCGGCAATCGACACGACCCATTGCCGCGTCGAGGCAGGCCGCCACAGCGATCGCCGCGAGCGCACATCCGTTGGCGGCGCGGGTTCCGCGCGGCTGAAGGACACATCGTCATCGCGAACGGCGTTGTCGTCGGCGACCGGTGTACTTTCGACGCTCGGCGCGAGATCCGCGGAAGCGCCGTGGTCGCGCGCACCCGGAAGGGTGAGCCGGGTGCGGCCGAACGCGGTCAAAAGCGAGTCGACTTCGCGACGCGCGGCATCCGTCGGCGCGAACGTCAGCGCGATGCCAAGGAGCCGTGCGACTTCGCTCGATGCGCCGATCGCGGCGGCGGCAAATGCCGCGGCGCGCGCGCGAATGAACGCATCGCCGGCGCGGCCGGCCATTGCGTAGAGTGACGCGAGCTCCGCGTCCGACGCATCGTGCTCGGCGGCGAGTGCGTCCGCGGCCCACGATGCAAGCACCGCGCGACCCGCGAGCCCGCTCGCATCGACGAGAAAACCTTGCGTCACGTCGTGAGCGACGGCGTATCCATCATCCGTCGCGCGCAGATAGCCAAGACGCAGCAACACTTCGACGGCCTCGTACGCAGCTGCTTCCGGCAGATGCGCCGCGGCCGCGAGCACGCGAAGATTCGCCGATCGTTCGAGCAGCGATGCGGCGAAGAACGTTCGCCGTTGCGACGGCGACAGCGCCTGGAATCGTGCCCATAGAATGTCGCGCAGGGAGGCCGGCAGTTCAGTCGTCGGTGTGCCGCTCGCCGTTCGTCGCGCGAGCTCGAGGATCGCGAACGGCCGGCCCCCGGATGCACGCACAACGCGATCGACGTCCGCGTCGGTCGTGCGACCGACACCGCGCAGGACGGCGCGTGCGAGCGCCAGCGACTCGTGATCGTCGAACGCACCGAGTGCGATCGAGGTGCTGGCGTTTCCGTCGACGTCGCTCAGGGCACGCAACCGTTCCACGGCGGCGCCTACGACTCGCTCCGTACGGTATGACGCGATGAACAACACGGGAGATTCGTGCAGCCGGCGCGAGAGATACACAAACAGGTCGATCGTCGACGGCGACGCGTGATGCATGTCGTCGACGATGACGCAGACTGGCCGTTCATACGCCGCTGCGTCGATCAGCGCCGCGATTCCCTCGAAGAATCGGAGCCGTCCCGTTTCGTCTTCGATGGGAGACGCGGCCGGCAGATCGAACGCATCTCGCAATTCAGGAAGAAGTCGCGCCGCCTCGGCGAGGAGATGCTTGCTGGCGCCTGCGACACCGGATGCGCGCACGATTGGTCGCAGCGCGTCGACGAGGCCTGCGTACGGAAGCACACCTCCAAGCCCGGCCTCACGCCCGCGCAAGAGCAGCACGCCGCCGAGGTTTCGCGCGCGGTCGGCGAATTCTTCGAGCAGTCGCGACTTGCCGATGCCGGCTTCGCCCTCGAGCAGCACTGTCGCGCCGCGCTCGTGTTTGAGACCCGAGATGAGGGCCAGCATTCGCGCGAGCTCGGATTCACGGCCGACGAATGGAGCCTTTCCCGGCTCCGCCGAAATGCCGCTGCTGGGCGTCTGTTGGTCGCGTGCGCCGTGACGCTCGAGGCGCTCGACGAGTGCGCGCAGCGTGGCGGAGGGCGCGAGATCGAATTCGTCGCGAATTCGATCGATGAATTGGCGCAACGTCGTGACGGCCTGCCGCGACTTGCCCGCGGCGACCAGCGTGTTGGCCGAAAAGAGCGCGGCAGACTCATCGTACGGCGCCGTGGTCGTCAGGCGATTCGCGTGGTCGAGCGCGTCGGACAGACGGCCGTCGGCGAGGGCGGATTCGCCGGCGGCCAACAAGGCTTCCTGGTATCGCGCGCGCAATCGGACCCGCTCGGCATCGGCCCAGCGATCG from Gemmatimonadaceae bacterium encodes the following:
- a CDS encoding prepilin-type N-terminal cleavage/methylation domain-containing protein, giving the protein MKPSRRRSGFTLVEIAVAAVILALLAAVTTPYLIGFIDKQRAQTTADKLAALATGIAAFNSAVHATATLTTTTMYPGRLSELTNVIVTNTTASHTSCGTATATLSTFTTTAVTSWNTSAPFVTFMITTNGVETPMGIIMDSIVRTSITNPPTPTTLQLKIIGADSTDAPLLDRIVDGGDGASAGVVQWVANANPALVDIKYFIPAGGKC
- a CDS encoding prepilin-type N-terminal cleavage/methylation domain-containing protein; this encodes MLTRAHRRGGFTLAEVLVSFALIAVLAAVIVPTIRGRLQGGYEDALVQEIDNLSSAVIAYRQDVGHYPPNFDYLTALPATPKDKCGVTLSATAQANWRGPYVTRAILPFGVFLVAQKDSVVDTLYTATSPTGLIIRIKGPDTLTAHNIDVVFDGVNNKGTGSLQWTPGTNDVVMDYIIPTKSGAC
- a CDS encoding AAA family ATPase, translated to MRTILGDTVLPQDRDQVALSADGILSTDRDEFLAALETGHWEVAINAYGGEFLEGFESGEPAFDRWADAERVRLRARYQEALLAAGESALADGRLSDALDHANRLTTTAPYDESAALFSANTLVAAGKSRQAVTTLRQFIDRIRDEFDLAPSATLRALVERLERHGARDQQTPSSGISAEPGKAPFVGRESELARMLALISGLKHERGATVLLEGEAGIGKSRLLEEFADRARNLGGVLLLRGREAGLGGVLPYAGLVDALRPIVRASGVAGASKHLLAEAARLLPELRDAFDLPAASPIEDETGRLRFFEGIAALIDAAAYERPVCVIVDDMHHASPSTIDLFVYLSRRLHESPVLFIASYRTERVVGAAVERLRALSDVDGNASTSIALGAFDDHESLALARAVLRGVGRTTDADVDRVVRASGGRPFAILELARRTASGTPTTELPASLRDILWARFQALSPSQRRTFFAASLLERSANLRVLAAAAHLPEAAAYEAVEVLLRLGYLRATDDGYAVAHDVTQGFLVDASGLAGRAVLASWAADALAAEHDASDAELASLYAMAGRAGDAFIRARAAAFAAAAIGASSEVARLLGIALTFAPTDAARREVDSLLTAFGRTRLTLPGARDHGASADLAPSVESTPVADDNAVRDDDVSFSRAEPAPPTDVRSRRSLWRPASTRQWVVSIAASLAIALAGYYARPIVLARASTRNVSDTLVLTERDARGRAALELIRNPRRERSTGTPIAAAAGLFAPAWLDSLASPWTGGLVSPDRQRVALQRVTPEGEQLLVVGVDRRDTSLVSTTPGDNIGLAWSPDSRSLLVSRSRLLVDGSLDTDLWRVTIGAPALAVPIDTSSSRAVAEAAWSPTGDRVAWVARVGSQRQRDVFVSRADGSDVLNVSSNSADDYELAWSPDGSLLAFTSQRDGGGSRLYVYDFDNKRLWPISDRSGESHAVFSPDGRSIAFEAVRDGDRAVYARPSLGGTPKRLTPAGRQFSIASWSGGRPQFIDRLRIVGPRSIAVGDTARLGFIALTPANSPLRDVPVQWSVQGREATQLQSNAADSASMISVVARGTGSARVIASIPGWRADTLTLLVSSNQALHFNDSFARIDSSWLPLGVPLPRTGRTSDGAPAVFPNGDLEWDSGLLLRSAMALRPGLHASVRVTAPFTGRPSATTLMLGFVAAAAEGSIDRRAPQFTPLVTVAWDGASGNLTYSVGPENFSEPAAATGAGDRHTIDVSVGADRSVVFAIDGTQRWKSSLSFLGSTGEETVAQWWMGGRATGSSVAISNVTLDQPAPRARSR